A stretch of DNA from Thiomicrospira sp. XS5:
CCTGATGTACAAAACCATTGCACTGGGCTTTGCCTTCTTCACCATCGCCACGGTTTTAGGCGCCATGTGGGCCGCAGAAGCCTGGGGCGGTTACTGGTCTTGGGACCCGAAAGAAACCTGGGCGCTGATTGTTTGGCTAAACTATGCGGCCTGGTTGCACATTCGCATGTCAAAAGGCTGGCGCGGACGTCCAATGGCTTGGTGGGCTCTGGTCGGCTTGTTGGTCACCACCTTTGCTTTCTTGGGCGTGAATATGTTCTTGTCCGGTCTGCATTCTTACGGTGAACTGTAAATGAGGTTTTTCATGACAAAAGGATTCGTCACTTATGCTTTCTTCCTGTTTGCCCTGGCGTTTCAGCCAGTGCAAGCCAATACCGACATGGGCATTGTTGAAGGCGTTGAATACAAGAAAGTACCCAACCCGCAATCCATTGCACCGCATAAAAAATCCGTGGTGGAAGTCTTTTATTACGGCTGTTCGCATTGCTATAACCTGGAACCCAGCCTGCACAACTGGCTGGAAACCAAACCGAAAAACGTTCATTTCGAACGTATGCCGGCGGTGTTGAACAACCCGAATTGGGTCTTTATGGCCCGAGTGTATTACACGGCAAAATTTCTCGGCATTGAAACGCAATTTCATAACCGCTATTTCGACGCCATCCAGCGCGATCGTAAACCGATTTTCAATGTTGATGCCTTGGCGAAATTTGTTGAACCGATGGGTGTGAAACCGGAGGACTACAAAAAAATGTTCAACAGTTTCCAAGTCAACAGTGCCATTGCCAAAGCTAAACAGAAAACTCAGGACTACGGCATTGACGGTGTTCCGGCCGTTATCGTCAACGGAAAATACCTGACCGATGTGCCGATGGCGTCTTCCCGTGAAGGGCTATGGAAAGTGGTCAATACCCTCGTCAATAAGTAACCTCTCCTCTTTTAGAATGCTCGTCATCGGGCATTCTGTCCCCCTCTCTTAGCTGAATTTTGCGCTTCATCCGTTTTTACGTTTATAATCGTTAAAAAACGAGTTATTCAGAAATCACCAGGCCTGGTGATTTTTAACCATTTACAAAGCGGAACACACAATGAAATCCTCCAAACTCTTCGTACAATGTCTTGAAAACGAGCAAGTTGAATACGTATTCGGAATCCCCGGCGAAGAGAATATGGACATGATGGATGCCCTGCTGGACTCCAAAATCCGTTTCATTACCTGCCGACATGAACAAGGTGCAGCCTTTATGGCAGACGTTTACGGCCGTTTGACCGGCAAGGCCGGTGTTTGCCTTTCCACCCTCGGCCCTGGTGCGACCAACCTGGTGACCGGCGTGGCGGACGCCAATATGGACAATTCCCCGGTCGTAGCCATTGCCGGTCAAGCCGCCACCACCCGATTGCACAAAGAATCGCATCAGGTCGTGGATTTGGTCAATCTATTCAAACCCATTACCAAATATGCGACACAAGTATTGGAACCGGAAATTCTGCCGGAAGTGGTTCGTAAAGCCTTTAAATTGGCGCAAGCGGAAAAACCGGGCGCGGCCTTTATCGATTTTCCGGAAAACGTCAGTGAGATGACCACGCCGGAAAAACCGCTGCCAGTCGTGGAATCACGCCTCAGCTTAGCGGATAACAAACTCATAGACAAAGCCGTGGCCATTATCCAAAAAGCCGATAAACCGATGATTTTGGTTGGCAACGGTGCCGTCCGCGCCAAAGCCACTTCTCAATTAGAAGACTTTTCCAATCATTATCAAATTCCTTTGGTGAATACCTTTATGGCCAAAGGTGCAGTGCCCCACTACAAAAATCCCTTGTCGGTCGGCACCGCTGGATTGCAAAAAGGCGATTATGAAAACGGCGGGTTCGCGGAATCGGATTTGGTAATTTGTGT
This window harbors:
- a CDS encoding thiol:disulfide interchange protein DsbA/DsbL produces the protein MTKGFVTYAFFLFALAFQPVQANTDMGIVEGVEYKKVPNPQSIAPHKKSVVEVFYYGCSHCYNLEPSLHNWLETKPKNVHFERMPAVLNNPNWVFMARVYYTAKFLGIETQFHNRYFDAIQRDRKPIFNVDALAKFVEPMGVKPEDYKKMFNSFQVNSAIAKAKQKTQDYGIDGVPAVIVNGKYLTDVPMASSREGLWKVVNTLVNK